One segment of Thermosynechococcus sp. HN-54 DNA contains the following:
- a CDS encoding HAD family hydrolase, producing the protein MLPLDPPQLITLDAVGTLFGLRESVGTVYGRFAAATGVQVDPAALDVAFFKAFKAAPPCAFPELEAAQRAEAELRWWQGVAAETFRRAGVLDQFADFDRFFAPVFAYYATAEPWFVYQDVLPALKDWQAQDIPLRVVSNFDSRLYGVLEALGLAPFFKEVWISSEVGAAKPDRLIFERAVASYATSQVWHIGDSWEDDVLGAQGAGLQAIWLRRDRPLLPEPVIHETLAVPQLTDLTDAQVILRGIAS; encoded by the coding sequence ATGCTCCCGCTTGATCCACCCCAACTCATTACCCTCGATGCCGTCGGCACTCTCTTTGGTTTACGGGAATCGGTGGGCACGGTTTATGGTCGCTTTGCGGCCGCGACGGGGGTTCAGGTTGATCCAGCCGCGTTGGATGTGGCCTTCTTTAAGGCCTTTAAGGCCGCTCCGCCCTGTGCTTTCCCTGAGCTTGAGGCTGCACAACGGGCAGAGGCAGAATTGCGGTGGTGGCAAGGGGTTGCGGCAGAGACATTTCGCCGTGCAGGTGTCTTGGATCAATTTGCTGATTTTGATAGGTTTTTTGCCCCTGTCTTTGCCTACTACGCCACGGCTGAACCTTGGTTCGTTTACCAAGATGTCTTGCCTGCTTTGAAGGATTGGCAAGCGCAGGATATTCCCCTGAGGGTGGTGTCGAATTTTGATAGCCGTTTGTATGGTGTCCTCGAAGCCTTGGGGTTAGCACCGTTTTTCAAGGAGGTGTGGATTTCCAGTGAGGTGGGGGCAGCGAAACCGGATCGGCTGATCTTTGAGCGGGCAGTGGCTTCCTATGCGACCTCTCAGGTCTGGCACATTGGCGACAGTTGGGAGGATGATGTCCTTGGTGCCCAAGGTGCCGGTCTGCAAGCGATTTGGTTGCGGCGCGATCGCCCCTTGCTACCAGAGCCAGTCATCCACGAGACCCTAGCCGTACCCCAACTTACTGACCTCACAGATGCCCAAGTTATACTGAGAGGGATAGCATCATGA
- the psb29 gene encoding photosystem II biogenesis protein Psp29, which translates to MQNPRTVSDTKRAFYAAHTRPIHSIYRRFIEELLVEVHLLRVNVDFRYSPLFALGVVTAFNQFMDGYQLESDRASIFHAFCVAEEMNPQQLKDDAASWQQYQGRPLSQILDELNSDHPSAPLNSLNHEGKYSRLHAVGLYALLEELAGDLTTNLNDTLDQLAPVIKLPIEKVKRDLELYRSNLDKINQARSLMKELVEQERKRRAQQASPPPAVDASSDAPA; encoded by the coding sequence GTGCAAAATCCTCGAACTGTCTCTGATACCAAACGCGCTTTTTATGCGGCCCACACGCGACCGATTCACTCGATCTACCGCCGCTTTATTGAAGAACTCCTTGTTGAAGTTCACCTACTGCGCGTTAATGTAGATTTTCGCTACTCTCCCCTGTTTGCCCTTGGGGTCGTTACCGCCTTTAACCAATTTATGGACGGTTATCAGCTAGAGAGCGATCGCGCCAGTATTTTCCATGCCTTCTGTGTGGCTGAGGAAATGAACCCGCAACAGCTGAAGGACGATGCTGCCAGTTGGCAACAATATCAAGGCCGTCCTCTCAGTCAAATCCTTGACGAACTCAACAGCGACCACCCCAGCGCCCCCCTCAACAGCCTCAACCATGAGGGCAAATATAGCCGCCTCCATGCCGTAGGACTGTATGCTTTGCTGGAGGAGTTGGCAGGGGATCTCACGACTAATCTCAATGACACCTTAGATCAACTGGCTCCGGTCATCAAGCTCCCCATCGAAAAAGTCAAGCGCGACCTTGAACTCTACCGCAGTAACCTCGACAAAATTAATCAAGCTCGCAGTCTCATGAAAGAACTCGTAGAGCAAGAGCGCAAGCGCCGTGCCCAGCAGGCCTCTCCCCCACCCGCTGTGGATGCCAGTTCCGATGCTCCCGCTTGA
- a CDS encoding DUF309 domain-containing protein: MPPELALAIGQFNSGEFYACHDTLEALWMEASEPERTFYQGLLQIAVACYHLSRGNQRGAMLLLGEGRRRLEQSDPDFYGLDLAAFLTAVAELQAQLQTPLESPPKIPLQILKP, encoded by the coding sequence ATGCCGCCTGAGCTTGCCTTAGCCATTGGCCAATTCAACAGTGGTGAATTCTATGCTTGCCATGACACCCTCGAAGCCCTCTGGATGGAGGCCAGTGAACCTGAGCGCACGTTCTACCAAGGACTCCTGCAAATTGCCGTGGCTTGCTATCACCTCAGTCGGGGTAACCAGCGAGGGGCGATGTTGCTTTTGGGAGAAGGACGGCGGCGTCTTGAACAGTCTGATCCTGACTTTTACGGTTTAGACTTAGCAGCCTTCTTGACGGCAGTTGCTGAGTTACAGGCGCAGCTTCAGACCCCTCTTGAATCGCCGCCGAAAATCCCATTGCAGATTCTCAAACCATAG
- the dnaX gene encoding DNA polymerase III subunit gamma/tau, producing the protein MTYEPLHHKYRPQRFADLVGQGAIATTLTQALLKERIAPAYLFSGPRGTGKTSSARILAKSLNCLSSPKPTPDPCGQCEVCQQVANGTSLDVIEIDAASHTGVDNIRELIEKAQFAPVQCRYKVYVIDECLTGDSLVLTQNGLMRIDDPAIRGKQVLSYNEQSGRWEFKRIVRWLDQGTRDVLEIQTTHRRIRCTENHPIRTNRGWIAARDITVGSQILSPAPVDAAPLLTVSVPTDDRVASFEDTNLGAIPTGKSPTTWNPSSNTLSLCGQFANVAVVKNWLFQTFFSKTEKDSKVFKATGAGIPIKKGMGFGTSALNTSATSSTLLSLIFSDVFTARFWGMDSLLTLINTAASLDSLGLTGSSSSCGWSTRLQNWLTCDPKSAQPQILDTAIAQSVAELSAIQILSPFSPVLKARLDKRLSRWLGSLKSPWQDWLGGTWTTVCSALAHRAAPKSSFTLKATPRTRTTSSLSGLPIWDTLQKSDPTQEYVLTSSTTTLPWEQTLPAASWQTSDSLPSLQWNTSLETVIAVTPAGAEPVYDIEVEDNHNFVANGLLVHNCHMLSVSAFNALLKTLEEPPHHVVFVLATTDPQRVLPTIISRCQRFDFRRIPLGEMVAHLQHIADKEQIDIEPEALTLVAQLSQGGLRDAESLLDQLSLYPERITVEHVWQLAGAVPEQDLRQLLGAIARRDVVAVLEHTRQLLERGRDPLTILQNLASLYRDLLLAKTVPERQDLVALTAETWQALIALAEAWSVEEILHAQQHLRTCEGQIKQSNQPRLWLEISILGLIPQTVLQAPATPVTPTRRPQLTIAAPPRTEPKAVAAPVKPSEPPPKDSESPVKPAPIKNTVSPTLQPEPSSESPADHREEVWQQALQALQQIQMSTYALLSQHGHLRQISDREVHIGIVNQTLLNLTKNNQAKIEAAFSQVLGRRVKVIFEIAPLPSKTSPAPKAKEPSPSAVVIPLRPREAPPPPQPPPAPPSSLLTTTADPVRESAEKLARFFNGVLIRLPDGEDSPDVPLPEEDDLEF; encoded by the coding sequence GTGACCTACGAACCCCTGCATCACAAATACCGTCCCCAACGCTTTGCGGATCTAGTGGGTCAAGGGGCGATCGCCACCACCCTCACCCAAGCCCTCCTCAAGGAGCGCATTGCCCCGGCTTATCTCTTTTCTGGCCCCCGCGGCACAGGTAAGACCTCTAGTGCTCGCATCTTGGCCAAATCCTTGAACTGCCTCAGTAGCCCTAAGCCTACCCCTGATCCCTGTGGCCAGTGCGAAGTTTGTCAGCAGGTGGCCAATGGCACCAGTTTAGATGTGATTGAAATTGATGCTGCCAGCCACACGGGGGTGGACAACATTCGCGAACTAATTGAGAAGGCGCAATTTGCCCCCGTGCAGTGTCGCTACAAAGTTTATGTGATTGACGAATGCCTCACGGGTGATTCCCTCGTGCTGACCCAAAATGGACTGATGAGGATTGATGATCCAGCGATTAGGGGCAAGCAGGTGCTCAGCTATAACGAGCAAAGTGGCCGATGGGAGTTCAAGCGAATTGTCCGCTGGCTTGACCAAGGCACCCGCGATGTCTTGGAAATTCAGACGACCCATCGTAGGATCAGGTGTACTGAAAATCACCCAATTAGGACGAATCGGGGATGGATAGCCGCAAGGGACATCACAGTAGGAAGCCAAATCTTGTCCCCTGCGCCTGTGGATGCGGCACCCTTGTTGACAGTGTCAGTTCCGACCGACGACCGCGTCGCTTCATTCGAGGACACCAATTTAGGGGCAATACCTACGGGCAAAAGTCCTACAACTTGGAATCCATCCTCGAACACACTGAGCCTTTGCGGCCAATTTGCAAATGTGGCTGTGGTGAAAAACTGGCTATTCCAGACTTTCTTCAGCAAAACGGAAAAGGACTCAAAAGTATTCAAAGCTACTGGAGCAGGCATCCCTATAAAAAAGGGCATGGGCTTTGGGACATCCGCACTAAACACTTCTGCAACCAGTTCAACCCTCTTAAGCCTGATATTCTCGGATGTATTTACGGCACGCTTCTGGGGGATGGATTCATTACTTACCCTAATAAACACAGCCGCTTCCCTCGACTCGCTTGGACTCACGGGGAGCAGCAGCAGCTGTGGATGGAGTACAAGGCTTCAAAATTGGCTGACTTGCGACCCAAAATCTGCACAACCGCAAATTCTGGATACAGCGATCGCTCAATCTGTTGCCGAACTGTCTGCTATCCAGATCTTGTCACCGTTTTCGCCTGTGTTAAAGGCAAGGCTGGACAAAAGACTGTCTCGATGGCTTGGCTCTCTCAAATCACCTTGGCAGGACTGGCTTGGTGGTACTTGGACGACGGTTTGCTCAGCCTTAGCCCACAGGGCAGCCCCCAAATCCAGTTTCACACTGAAGGCTACTCCGAGGACGAGAACTACCTCATCGCTGAGTGGCTTACCAATCTGGGATACACTGCAAAAGTCCGATCCTACACAAGAGTACGTACTAACAAGCAGTACAACTACATTGCCTTGGGAGCAGACGCTGCCCGCAGCTTCTTGGCAGACATCCGACAGTTTGCCATCCCTGCAATGGAATACAAGTTTGGAGACGGTCATAGCTGTGACCCCCGCTGGGGCTGAGCCAGTTTACGACATTGAGGTGGAAGATAACCACAACTTTGTTGCCAATGGGCTATTGGTGCATAACTGCCACATGCTCAGTGTGTCAGCCTTCAATGCCCTCCTTAAAACCCTAGAGGAGCCGCCGCACCATGTCGTCTTTGTCCTTGCCACCACGGATCCACAGCGAGTCTTGCCAACGATTATTTCCCGCTGTCAGCGCTTTGATTTTCGCCGTATTCCCCTAGGGGAGATGGTTGCCCACCTTCAGCACATTGCCGACAAGGAGCAAATTGACATTGAGCCTGAGGCCTTGACACTGGTGGCGCAATTGTCCCAAGGAGGACTGCGGGATGCCGAAAGCCTCTTGGATCAGTTGAGTTTATATCCTGAACGCATCACGGTAGAACACGTATGGCAACTGGCAGGAGCCGTGCCAGAGCAGGATCTGCGGCAATTATTGGGGGCGATCGCCCGTCGCGATGTGGTGGCCGTTCTTGAGCACACCCGCCAATTACTGGAACGGGGTCGCGATCCACTGACGATTCTGCAAAATCTAGCCAGTCTTTATCGCGATTTGCTCTTGGCAAAAACCGTTCCTGAACGACAGGACTTGGTTGCCCTGACCGCGGAAACGTGGCAGGCACTGATTGCCCTTGCTGAGGCTTGGTCAGTTGAGGAGATTCTGCACGCCCAACAACATCTGCGCACTTGCGAAGGCCAAATCAAACAGAGCAATCAACCCCGTCTCTGGCTGGAAATTAGCATTTTGGGGCTGATACCGCAGACCGTTCTGCAAGCCCCTGCAACGCCAGTAACGCCCACCAGGCGTCCACAACTTACAATCGCCGCACCCCCTCGGACTGAACCTAAAGCCGTTGCTGCGCCCGTCAAGCCCTCAGAACCACCTCCCAAGGACTCTGAATCGCCAGTTAAACCCGCTCCAATTAAAAACACTGTTTCGCCAACGCTTCAACCAGAGCCATCCTCTGAGTCGCCAGCCGATCATCGCGAGGAGGTGTGGCAACAGGCACTACAGGCCTTGCAGCAGATACAAATGAGTACCTATGCACTGCTGTCCCAACACGGTCACCTGCGACAAATTAGCGATCGCGAGGTGCACATCGGTATTGTTAACCAAACCCTGCTCAACTTGACAAAAAATAACCAAGCCAAAATTGAAGCTGCCTTTTCCCAAGTGCTCGGCCGACGCGTCAAAGTCATCTTTGAGATTGCGCCCTTGCCCTCAAAAACCTCTCCTGCCCCAAAGGCGAAGGAACCGTCTCCATCCGCTGTTGTGATTCCCTTGCGGCCACGGGAAGCGCCACCGCCGCCACAGCCCCCCCCTGCCCCCCCCTCATCCCTGCTGACCACTACTGCTGATCCAGTGCGTGAGTCCGCAGAAAAACTCGCGCGGTTCTTTAACGGTGTCCTGATTCGTTTACCAGATGGGGAAGACAGTCCTGACGTGCCGCTGCCTGAGGAGGATGATCTGGAGTTTTGA
- a CDS encoding TM2 domain-containing protein, whose product MTSNSDISGKKIAAGICGILLGALGIHKFVLGYNTEGLIMLLVSLLTCGLVAPVMGIIGLIEGIIYLTKSDQEFYNTYIAAKKGWF is encoded by the coding sequence ATGACCTCGAATTCCGATATTTCAGGGAAAAAAATTGCAGCCGGCATTTGTGGTATTCTCTTGGGTGCCCTCGGCATCCACAAATTTGTTCTCGGCTACAATACGGAAGGCTTGATCATGCTACTGGTCAGCCTTTTGACCTGCGGTTTGGTCGCCCCTGTCATGGGCATTATTGGCTTGATCGAAGGAATTATCTACCTCACCAAGAGCGATCAGGAGTTTTACAATACCTACATCGCTGCCAAAAAAGGCTGGTTCTAG